In the genome of Natronomonas salina, the window TTTCAGTCTTCGAGCGCGACGAGCTCCGGGTCGCCGCAGCAGTTCTCGTCCCGACCGAGGGGGTACAGATCGCCGTCCTCCCGCCTGCCGACCACGAAGACCGCCTCGCAGCCCGCACAACGCGCGACCGTCCGGTCCATCGGGTCCTCGGGACGGTCGGGACGTGCTGATGTCATACTGACACGACCCGGCGCTCCCCAATGGGCGCTGGGCCTGACAGTGCAAGATTTCAAGACGGGGCGGGAATATCGAAACCCGTACGAAAAGGCGAGCGAGCGTTCCGACTACTCGGATGTCGCGGCGACGACGGTCTCGCCGGCGCGGACGTGCTGGCCCTTCGCGACGCGGACGTCCTCCCGGTCGTACGATTCGGGCAGCAGCACGTCGGCGCGGGACCCGAAGGAGATGTGGCCGACCTTCTCCCCGCGCTCGAGGTCGTCGCCCGCCTCGACGTAGGGGTGGATGCGGCGGGCGACGGCGCCCGCGATGAGGGTCAGGTCGTACTCGCCGCAGTCGATCTCGACGCGCTCGTTGCGCTCGGACTCCTTGGTGAACGCCGGGAGGTGCCGCCCGGGGGTGTGGTCGACGGACTCGACGGTGCCGGCCATCGGCGCGCGGTTGACGTGGACGTCGGTGACGTTCATGAACACCGCGACGCGCACGCGGTCGCCCTCCTCTCGGACGACGGAGACGCGACCGTCGGCGGGGGCGACGACGCCCGACGGCGGCGGCGACCGCGGCGGGTCTCTGTGGAACCACAGCGCCACCAACGCTGTGACGACGCAGACCGCGGCCAGCGGCGGGAAGAGGACGGCCAGCAGCACGGCCAGAGCGAGCGATACGCGCGCGTATCGCCACGCGCCGGGGGCGAAGTCCGGGAGCGTCGGGGTCGGAATCACGGTTCGAGGGTGCGGGCGGAGGACCATGGGGGTTGCGCTCGCCGTCCGTCCAGCAGTTCAGTTCGGAGATTCGCCATCGTCGAGCCGGGTTAGTTCCGCGACTCATCGGCTACGTGTTATCACAGGTTACGCGTAGGTTATTCCCTCGTAGCGCCTCTGTACGTCCGAGTATCATGAACCGAACGACCCCCTTCGACGAGATGGACCGCCTGTTCGACCAGATGCGACGCTCCATGCTGGACGGCCGGCCGCGCGCCGACCTCGGCGGCGCCAACGTCCGACTGGAGACGGACGACGAGGCCCACGTCGCCAACGCCGACATGCCGGGGTTCGAGACCGACGAGATCGACCTCCGCTTCGCC includes:
- a CDS encoding protein sorting system archaetidylserine decarboxylase; the protein is MIPTPTLPDFAPGAWRYARVSLALAVLLAVLFPPLAAVCVVTALVALWFHRDPPRSPPPSGVVAPADGRVSVVREEGDRVRVAVFMNVTDVHVNRAPMAGTVESVDHTPGRHLPAFTKESERNERVEIDCGEYDLTLIAGAVARRIHPYVEAGDDLERGEKVGHISFGSRADVLLPESYDREDVRVAKGQHVRAGETVVAATSE